Proteins found in one Mucilaginibacter gracilis genomic segment:
- a CDS encoding DUF885 family protein yields MVMIVFMTKAQNVSVSNPLFEQTSEVAGKIIQYGQDINAIKDFYSPYKVNDHAEDQYKMDVLNSPEQRKRLVDVNNDYLKQLQQIDFESLSIYGKVDYLLLKKRIDFELNDLKQEEDRYNQVIKYLSFADDIYLLEKKRRRGEFVDGEKVAAQLNSILKQLKADSAVYSKIPGLDMPLAKITHDALIGLKGRLTDFYGFYNGYDSAFTWWVPAPYKDLDIALSKYSELAKRKGKINTTQKPDSSGIKGVPIGRDALISQLQAEMIPYTPEELIKLANKEFAWCDKEMLKASQEMGFGSDWKKALEKVKNSYVPVGHQPELIVKLYNDAIGFIKARDLITIPPLAEETWGMVMMSPERQLVNPFFTGGKEISISYPTNTMEAQDKLMSMRGNNPYFSRGTVQHELIPGHNLQYFMNSRYKAYRKDFTTPFAGEGWALYWELLLYEKGFAKTPEERVGMLFWRMHRCARIIFSLNYHLGNWSPQQCIDFLTDRVGHEKANAEGEVRRSFEGGYSPLYQVAYLLGGLQLMELKKEMVDSGKMTYKQFHDAVMKENLIPIEMVRATLINQPLKKDFTTSWKFYDFNK; encoded by the coding sequence ATGGTCATGATAGTTTTTATGACCAAAGCACAGAATGTGTCCGTTTCGAATCCTCTTTTTGAACAGACAAGCGAGGTTGCAGGGAAAATCATTCAATACGGGCAGGATATTAATGCCATTAAAGATTTTTATTCGCCATATAAGGTTAACGACCATGCCGAAGATCAATACAAAATGGATGTACTTAATTCGCCCGAGCAGCGTAAAAGACTGGTTGACGTTAATAATGACTATTTAAAGCAGCTGCAGCAAATAGATTTTGAATCGCTTAGTATTTACGGCAAGGTGGATTACCTATTGCTTAAAAAGCGGATTGATTTTGAGCTGAATGATTTAAAGCAAGAAGAAGACAGGTATAACCAGGTAATAAAATATCTTTCATTCGCTGATGATATCTACTTATTAGAAAAAAAACGCCGCCGCGGTGAATTTGTAGATGGTGAAAAGGTGGCGGCACAGCTTAACAGTATCCTTAAACAACTTAAAGCAGATTCGGCGGTATATTCAAAAATTCCAGGTCTGGATATGCCTTTGGCAAAAATTACCCATGACGCGCTTATTGGTTTAAAAGGCAGGTTAACGGATTTTTATGGATTTTATAACGGATATGATTCCGCGTTTACCTGGTGGGTACCCGCACCTTATAAAGACCTTGATATCGCATTGTCTAAATATAGTGAATTGGCAAAGCGTAAAGGGAAAATAAATACAACTCAAAAACCCGACAGCAGCGGCATAAAAGGCGTGCCCATTGGCCGCGACGCCCTGATTAGTCAGCTGCAGGCCGAAATGATACCTTATACACCGGAGGAACTGATAAAACTGGCTAATAAAGAATTTGCCTGGTGTGATAAAGAAATGCTAAAAGCATCGCAGGAAATGGGATTTGGCAGCGATTGGAAAAAAGCGCTGGAGAAGGTAAAGAACAGCTATGTGCCCGTTGGGCATCAGCCCGAACTGATTGTAAAACTATATAATGATGCCATTGGCTTCATTAAAGCGCGCGATCTGATCACTATACCGCCTCTTGCCGAAGAAACCTGGGGCATGGTTATGATGTCGCCGGAGCGCCAGTTGGTTAATCCATTTTTTACAGGTGGAAAGGAGATCAGTATTTCTTATCCAACCAATACCATGGAAGCGCAGGATAAGCTCATGAGTATGCGGGGTAATAATCCTTATTTTTCAAGAGGCACGGTGCAGCATGAGTTGATTCCCGGTCATAACCTGCAATATTTTATGAATAGCCGTTACAAAGCCTACAGGAAGGATTTTACTACTCCTTTCGCTGGCGAAGGCTGGGCCTTATATTGGGAGTTGCTGCTGTATGAAAAAGGCTTTGCCAAAACGCCCGAGGAACGGGTTGGCATGCTGTTTTGGCGAATGCACCGCTGTGCCCGCATCATATTTTCTTTAAATTATCATTTAGGCAACTGGAGCCCGCAGCAATGTATTGATTTTTTAACGGATAGGGTAGGCCACGAAAAAGCAAATGCCGAGGGCGAAGTGAGGCGCTCATTTGAAGGTGGATATAGTCCGCTTTACCAGGTAGCCTACCTGTTGGGCGGTTTGCAGTTGATGGAACTGAAAAAGGAAATGGTTGATAGCGGCAAAATGACCTATAAGCAATTTCACGACGCTGTTATGAAAGAAAATCTGATTCCCATTGAAATGGTAAGGGCAACATTAATTAATCAGCCTTTAAAAAAAGACTTTACTACGAGCTGGAAGTTTTACGATTTTAACAAATAA
- a CDS encoding glycoside hydrolase family 127 protein yields the protein MKKWLKLNIFILSGCITASSVLAQSYVPEWKDKRIVTMSRTEIKAYTFNLKDVKLLNSPFKQAMEVDAAYLLSIEPDRLLSGFRAHSGLKPKGKMYEGWESSGLAGHTLGHYLSAISMHYAATRDPEFLKRVNYIVKELGECQVARKTGYVGAIPKEDTVWAEVAKGDIRSRGFDLNGGWSPWYTVHKVMAGLLDAFLYCNSTQALHVCKGMADWTGETLKNLDDEKLQKMLLCEYGGMAETLVNLYAINGNKKYLDLSYKFYDKRILDPLANQQDILPGKHSNTQIPKIIASARRYELNGDKKDKAIAEFFWETIVNNHSYATGGNSNYEYLSEPNKLNDKLTENTTETCNTYNMLKLTRHLFALEPSAKLMDYYEKALYNHILASQNHETGMMCYFVPLRMGGKKEYSSPFDTFTCCVGSGMENHVKYNESIYFRGADGSLYVNLFIPSVLNWKEKGLSITQESNLPQSDKTTLTVTTLKPVAMAIRVRKPKWADNTTVGVNGKKQQVTADAQGYLVINRKWKNNDKIEFIMPENIHTEAMPDNANRRAVFYGPVLLAGILGNAEPDPLKGVPVIVTSETDPNKWLKMVDKKQLSFDATGIAKPTDVKLIPFNQTKNEYYSVYWDVFTPQSWAVQQKTYDEQRKKLQELEARTTDILRIGEMQPERDHNFTGENAITGEDHQKKWRSTENGGYLQYEMKVDANSQNTLINTYWGMDNRGRTFDIMIDGIKLSTEDLNQYKESRFYDISYVVPIELTKGKQKVTVKLLPKKDNSAGPVYGCRVVKN from the coding sequence GTGAAAAAGTGGCTAAAATTAAATATTTTTATTCTTTCTGGCTGTATTACAGCCAGTTCCGTACTTGCTCAATCGTATGTGCCGGAATGGAAAGACAAGAGAATTGTAACGATGTCTCGAACCGAGATCAAAGCCTACACTTTTAATTTAAAAGATGTAAAATTACTTAACAGCCCCTTTAAACAGGCTATGGAGGTTGATGCCGCCTACCTGCTATCAATTGAACCTGACAGGCTTTTATCGGGCTTTCGTGCCCACTCTGGTTTAAAGCCTAAAGGCAAAATGTATGAAGGATGGGAATCATCCGGTTTGGCCGGTCATACCCTTGGCCACTACTTATCGGCAATATCGATGCACTACGCAGCAACCCGCGACCCCGAATTTTTAAAGCGGGTTAACTATATCGTTAAAGAATTAGGAGAATGCCAGGTGGCGCGTAAAACCGGTTATGTAGGCGCTATACCGAAAGAAGATACGGTTTGGGCCGAAGTAGCGAAGGGCGATATCCGTTCGCGTGGGTTCGATTTAAATGGGGGCTGGTCGCCGTGGTACACTGTGCACAAAGTAATGGCAGGATTACTGGATGCATTTTTATATTGTAACAGCACACAGGCGCTTCATGTATGCAAGGGTATGGCCGACTGGACCGGCGAAACCCTTAAAAACCTTGACGACGAGAAACTGCAAAAAATGCTTTTGTGCGAATACGGCGGCATGGCAGAAACCCTTGTTAACTTATACGCGATAAATGGAAATAAAAAATATCTCGACCTATCATACAAGTTTTATGACAAGCGCATATTAGATCCATTGGCCAACCAACAAGATATATTACCAGGCAAACACTCTAACACCCAAATACCTAAAATAATTGCCAGCGCCAGGCGTTATGAACTTAACGGCGATAAAAAAGACAAGGCCATAGCCGAGTTTTTTTGGGAAACCATTGTAAACAACCATTCTTATGCCACCGGCGGCAATAGCAATTATGAGTATTTAAGCGAACCCAACAAGCTAAACGATAAGCTTACGGAAAACACTACTGAAACCTGTAATACTTATAACATGCTTAAACTCACGCGGCATTTGTTTGCGCTTGAGCCATCTGCTAAGTTAATGGACTATTACGAAAAAGCCTTATATAACCACATCCTGGCATCGCAAAACCATGAAACAGGTATGATGTGCTACTTTGTGCCATTAAGAATGGGCGGCAAAAAGGAATATAGCAGTCCCTTTGATACTTTTACCTGCTGCGTTGGCTCGGGGATGGAAAACCATGTTAAATACAACGAAAGCATTTACTTTAGGGGTGCCGATGGCAGCTTGTATGTGAATTTATTTATTCCATCAGTATTAAACTGGAAAGAAAAAGGGTTGTCTATAACACAAGAAAGCAACTTACCCCAAAGCGATAAAACAACGCTAACGGTGACAACCTTAAAACCTGTTGCCATGGCCATCCGGGTGCGTAAACCTAAATGGGCCGACAATACAACTGTAGGAGTAAACGGGAAAAAACAACAGGTGACTGCAGATGCACAAGGATACCTGGTTATAAACCGAAAATGGAAGAACAACGATAAAATTGAATTTATCATGCCCGAGAATATTCACACCGAAGCCATGCCCGATAATGCCAACAGGCGCGCAGTATTCTATGGCCCTGTTTTACTGGCCGGCATTTTAGGTAATGCCGAACCCGATCCGCTTAAAGGTGTGCCCGTAATTGTCACCAGCGAAACCGACCCTAATAAGTGGCTGAAAATGGTGGATAAAAAGCAATTGAGTTTTGATGCTACAGGTATTGCTAAACCAACCGATGTTAAGCTAATTCCTTTTAACCAAACCAAAAATGAATACTACTCGGTTTATTGGGACGTATTCACGCCACAATCATGGGCTGTACAACAAAAAACTTATGATGAGCAACGCAAAAAGCTACAGGAACTGGAGGCCCGTACCACAGATATTTTACGCATAGGCGAAATGCAGCCCGAACGCGACCATAATTTTACCGGCGAAAACGCTATCACCGGCGAGGATCACCAGAAAAAATGGCGGTCAACCGAAAATGGCGGATATTTACAGTACGAGATGAAGGTTGATGCCAACAGCCAAAACACCCTCATTAATACCTACTGGGGCATGGATAACCGGGGCCGCACATTTGATATCATGATAGATGGGATCAAGCTATCAACCGAAGATTTGAACCAATACAAGGAAAGCCGTTTTTATGATATCAGCTACGTTGTCCCTATCGAGCTAACCAAAGGCAAACAAAAAGTAACCGTGAAACTATTACCAAAAAAAGACAACAGCGCCG